The Salvelinus fontinalis isolate EN_2023a chromosome 39, ASM2944872v1, whole genome shotgun sequence genome has a window encoding:
- the LOC129838653 gene encoding protein kinase C theta type-like: protein MVPAAMSPFLRIGFSSFEMDPGLAYHEEVINPYCAVYMKEAIDTEKGQVYKQKKPTMYPPWSSTFDAHVHRGRVMHVVVKDKTAELKSEAVVQLDTLASRCKKENGKLEIWVELKPQGRLLMEARYYLEKSEAAGSGEGDGFGERDRDPGVFALHARRGAIKQAKIHEVKCHEFSATFFPQPTFCSVCKEFVWGLNKQGYQCRQCNAAIHKKCIDKIIAKCTGSAINSKETMIHKERFKIDMPHRFKVYNYKSPTFCEHCGTLLWGLAKQGLKCEECGMNVHHKCQKKVANLCGVNQKLMAEALATIETKQQARSSRESEIYSRGGPVGVGQAGVVREPSGLVAGHPPTAATAGRKEQEGISWDTPAEGDMPAPVMEEPETLYAVPRKEHHKFTLDNFILHKMLGKGSFGKVFLAELKSSREFFAVKALKKDVVLMDDDVECTMVERRVLSLAWEHPFLTHLHCTFQTTENLFFVMEYLNGGDLMFHIQNCHKFDVQRSTFYAAEIICGLQFLHSKGIVYRDLKLDNVLLDSEGHIKIADFGMCKENMEGETRTCTFCGTPDYIAPEILLGQKYGSSVDWWSFGVLLYEMLIGQSPFHGRDEEELFQSIRTDDPCYPRWLTKDARDILIKLFVREPERRLGVKGNIRQHSFFKDTDWNALEKREVAPPFRPTVKSPSDVSNFDKEFINEKPRLSCADRTLMNSVDQTMFNNFSFVNPAMGHIKGP, encoded by the exons ATGGTACCTGCAGCCATGTCTCCGTTCCTGCGTATCGGCTTCTCCAGCTTCGAGATGGACCCAGGTCTGGCCTACCATGAAGAGGTGATCAACCCGTACTGTGCTGTCTACATGAAGGAGGCTATAGACACAG AGAAGGGCCAGGTGTACAAGCAGAAGAAGCCCACCATGTACCCCCCCTGGAGCAGCACATTTGACGCCCATGTCCACCGGGGCCGTGTCATGCATGTGGTGGTGAAGGATAAAACCGCTGAGCTAAAGTCTGAAGCCGTGGTGCAGCTGGACACCCTGGCCTCACGCTGCAAAAAGGAGAACGGCAAGCTGGAGATCTGG gtggAGCTGAAGCCTCAGGGTCGTCTACTCATGGAGGCCAGATACTACTTGGAGAAGAGTG AAGCCGCAGGTTCAGGTGAGGGAGATGgatttggagagagagacagggatccgGGAGTCTTTGCCCTCCACGCACGACGCGGAGCCATCAAACAGGCCAAGATCCACGAGGTCAAATGTCATGAGTTCAGCGCCACTTTCTTCCCCCAGCCCACCTTCTGCTCCGTCTGTAAAGAGTTTGTCTG GGGTCTGAATAAGCAGGGTTATCAGTGTCGAC AGTGCAACGCAGCCATCCACAAGAAATGCATTGACAAAATCATCGCCAAGTGCACTGGGTCGGCCATCAACAGCAAAGAGACCATG ATCCACAAGGAGCGCTTTAAGATCGACATGCCCCACAGGTTTAAGGTGTACAACTACAAGAGCCCCACATTCTGTGAACACTGTGGCACGCTGCTGTGGGGGCTGGCCAAGCAGGGACTCAAGTGTGAGG AGTGTGGTATGAACGTTCATCACAAGTGCCAGAAAAAGGTGGCCAACCTGTGTGGAGTCAACCAGAAACTGATGGCTGAAGCCCTGGCCACGATCGAGACTAAACAGCAG GCCAGGAGCTCCAGAGAGAGTGAGATCTATAGTCGAGGCGGGCCGGTGGGCGTGGGCCAGGCAGGGGTGGTGCGGGAACCTTCAGGTTTAGTGGCAGGTCACCCCCCGACAGCAGCCACCGCTGGGCGAAAAG aGCAGGAGGGTATATCGTGGGACACCCCAGCGGAGGGGGACATGCCTGCCCCTGTGATGGAGGAGCCTGAGACGCTGTATGCCGTCCCCAGAAAAGAACACCACAAGTTCACCCTCGACAACTTCATCCTGCATAAGATGCTTGGCAAAGGCAGCTTTGGCAag GTGTTTTTGGCCGAGCTGAAGAGCAGTAGAGAGTTCTTTGCGGTGAAGGCTCTGAAGAAGGACGTGGTTCTGATGGATGATGATGTGGAGTGTACCATGGTGGAGAGGAGAGTTCTCTCCCTGGCCTGGGAACACCCCTTCCTCACACACCTCCACTGCACCTTCCAGAccacg gagaACCTGTTCTTTGTGATGGAGTATCTGAACGGAGGTGACCTCATGTTCCACATCCAGAACTGTCACAAGTTTGACGTGCAGAGATCGAC GTTCTATGCTGCTGAGATTATCTGTGGGCTCCAGTTCCTCCACTCCAAAGGCATTGTCTATAGGGATCTGAAGCTGGACAACGTGTTGTTAGACTCAGAAGGCCATATAAAGATAGCAGACTTTGGGATGTGTAAGGAGAACATGGAGGGAGAAACGCGGACCTGCACCTTCTGTGGAACACCTGATTACATCGCCCCAGAG ATTCTGCTGGGGCAGAAGTACGGCAGCTCAGTGGACTGGTGGTCGTTCGGGGTCTTGCTGTACGAGATGCTGATTGGCCAGTCTCCATTCCATGGTCGCGATGAGGAGGAACTGTTCCAGTCCATCAGGACAGATGACCCCTGTTACCCCCGCTGGCTGACCAAGGACGCACGAGACATCCTCATCAAG CTGTTTGTGAGGGAGCcggagaggaggctgggtgtgaagGGGAACATCCGTCAACACTCCTTCTTCAAAGACACAGACTGGAACGCTCTGGAGAAACGAGAGGTGGCGCCGCCCTTCAGGCCAACTGTG AAATCCCCCAGTGACGTCAGTAACTTTGACAAGGAGTTTATCAATGAGAAACCCAGGTTGTCGTGTGCAGATCGTACCCTCATGAACAGTGTGGACCAAACCATGTTTAACAACTTCTCCTTCGTCAACCCAGCTATGGGCCACATCAAAGGCCCCTGA